ATATTTGAAGATCAACCAAAGCTTCTTACAATAACTGTCATACataatatagaaaagaagtcTCTCGAGTGTAAGAATGGAAGCTTTTCGGTCAATTTCGTAATTATTTACCTGGAAAAACGGATAAGAACGAAGGTTTTTTTGACAGATTCAGAGAGATTAACCAGTGCAACCTTTCTAGCATCGCGAATAGGCAAGAGGCCTTTCAAATCAGCTTACATTCTTACATTATCCTGATGTTTGTCACTCCTTTGGTAACAGATTATAACAACAAGCCATTATGGAGTGTAGTAGTTGAGAGAAggatttgttttcataacaaaacaaaatagaatgtaaaaatagaaaagcaacCGGGCAAAACTATAAGTGGCTACTCAAGGATTGACATGAGTATGGAGATGGCAAACTCATTTTCGCAGCAAGAACACCGGACTtaaaagaatcaaataTAAAATTCTTTACAAGTCAATTCAATCTCAGATTTGTCTTGGATTGAACTCTTTATTGTATGTTTTCTAAACTGCTAAgcttatttgtttactaaccAAACTCTGAATAACGAACACTTTttagcttttcatttaacATGTACAACTATTCTCCTATGGTTCACATAcagatatatatatatatctgGTGCTGCTTAAAAGGTAACCAATATCCGAGAATAGAAAAACTGCAGTGAAATGTCTTTTGATGCTTGTGTAAATTCTCACACATGGTTTTTCAATTCCCAAATGAGCTTGACTATTTTTAGAGCTGCTCCTGGATGCCTTGACTCACATTTTGCATATGCATAGAAGATAAATAAAGCTGAATGTAATACCTGAGGGGTGGTCGCTTCAATGTCTCGTAATTTGAGGCTGATACGACaataactttttgttcaatcCTTCGTATCATAGGAACACAAACTCCTCTCCAACATTCTCTCAtttagaaataaaaaaaaattgctcCAGCAGTGACTCGAACACTGGGCCTCTTGCTTACTAGGCAAGCGCTCTACCACTGAGCTACAAGAGCTATTTGGTGAATTTGAGAAGTAAGACCTAAatatatttaatgaaaCATTACTAATCTCACCAAAACCCTGGATAAAAAGGGATCTTATGTATGCCCAATTTGTTCCttcatttcattgtttAAAATAAGAGGCTTCCACACTTAACTATAGGTTGTCGAATTTACCACATTTTGGTATAAGTTGCTATCTGTGTTAAGGAGTTCGTACAACCAGATAAGATCGCACACGAAGCAAACAACATCCAACCCAAAGCCATTATGCTTGGTGATTCTTTTTACGAAGCAGATGATGAGTTTAATCCTTTTGCAGATGCCGTTTCACCTTTAAATCCGCAATCTGCCGATGTGCAGACGCCTACTGAACCAACGCatgaaatttctttaaatacCCACGATGcgaattcaaaaattcgGGAAGTTTCTTCTCCGGGAAAGTCATTCAATGTAAAATCTCTTCCGTTAGAAACCCTCACGTTAGATTCAGCTCCCCTAGGGCCATTAGACCATTCTACTTCTTCCACTgtaaattttgaaaacaatccTGTAGGATCGAGTGTTCACGAATCTCCAACAGTTCCTGCCGaattatctttttcaccAAATATTCCTCATGGCGTGCATGCTGTTTCTCATGGGTTGCGTATTTCTGAAGTCAACCCTTACTCTTCAGAACCTTTGAGCGCCGcccaagaagaatcaagacagaaagaaaatctcGATACCACTCCTGATATGGGGCTCACTGATGCTGCACCTCATTCTTCTGATCCCTCCCTTGCCCCTGCTATGTCCCAGAAACACAAAGACAGCCAGGTTGTGGCGGAGCTAGAGGTGCCTGCTGTCCCACCTTTGAATATTCAAGTACATGATCCTCACACTGTAAGTGAGCTTGCAAAGTCTCACACAGTCTATATGGTGAGTTCACAAATGGATAGTGGTTCTGCCCAAGCCACCGAAATTACTGTCCAAAGACGGTATAGAGATTTTGACTGTCTCTATCAACTTTTGTCTAATAATTATCCTGGCTGCATAATTCCTCCTCCGCCCGAAAAGCAAGTGGTTGGTCGATTGGATGACGATGTAGTCGAACATCGCCGAGCTGCTTTAGAGGTCATGCTGCGCAAAATCTCTTCTCACCCTCTTTTAAGAAATGATTCATTTTTCGAAAGTTTCTTGCAAGTTGATTACTTTGACACAAAGCTTACAAACTACGTTACTCCCATTGatgctgcttcttcttccactAATTCTGGCTCATCTGGTCTACTTGACTCTTTTACATCCGCTTTTCAAacgtcttcttcatctaaaTATGTTGAACAAGATCCCTGGCTTGCCGAAACGAAACTGTCGTTAGACACTCTTGAAATTCAGCTAAGATCCATGTACCATGCTATATTGGTTTGTATAGATCAACGCTTGCAATTTTTATCTTCGATACATGATTTTGGAGAATCTTTAGCAAACCTGTCCTTGGTTGACCTTgattcttctctttcctcCCAGCTTGACAGTCTATCTCAGATACAGATAGAGCTTCAGTTTTctcaagaaagaaaggtaGCTCAGGATAACTTGACTCTGGGTGTAACTATTGAAGAATACATCCGTAATATAGAAAGTGCTAAAAATGCGTACACTAGTCGACAAAAGCTATGGCAAGTTTGGCAATCTTCTTTACAATCACTTTCTCGTCTCGATGCCCAACTAGATAAGAGTCGGaaacaatcaaaatttAATCAAAAGTCTCTTCCTTACCTAGAGGGTCAAGTTGATAAGTACCGAGCCAAATCTTCTCAACTAGAGCAGCAGTTTGAGAAGTCAACTGCTTTACTAAAACACGATTTGAAGCAATTTTCTAACAATAGAGTCGACG
The nucleotide sequence above comes from Schizosaccharomyces osmophilus chromosome 3, complete sequence. Encoded proteins:
- the vps5 gene encoding retromer complex subunit Vps5, producing MLGDSFYEADDEFNPFADAVSPLNPQSADVQTPTEPTHEISLNTHDANSKIREVSSPGKSFNVKSLPLETLTLDSAPLGPLDHSTSSTVNFENNPVGSSVHESPTVPAELSFSPNIPHGVHAVSHGLRISEVNPYSSEPLSAAQEESRQKENLDTTPDMGLTDAAPHSSDPSLAPAMSQKHKDSQVVAELEVPAVPPLNIQVHDPHTVSELAKSHTVYMVSSQMDSGSAQATEITVQRRYRDFDCLYQLLSNNYPGCIIPPPPEKQVVGRLDDDVVEHRRAALEVMLRKISSHPLLRNDSFFESFLQVDYFDTKLTNYVTPIDAASSSTNSGSSGLLDSFTSAFQTSSSSKYVEQDPWLAETKLSLDTLEIQLRSMYHAILVCIDQRLQFLSSIHDFGESLANLSLVDLDSSLSSQLDSLSQIQIELQFSQERKVAQDNLTLGVTIEEYIRNIESAKNAYTSRQKLWQVWQSSLQSLSRLDAQLDKSRKQSKFNQKSLPYLEGQVDKYRAKSSQLEQQFEKSTALLKHDLKQFSNNRVDDLKASVETWLESAIESQKELIDRWESFLE